The nucleotide window GTGCGCCGACAGCGATCGGCAGCGGTCAGTGGTCAGTGTTCGAGCGTGAGCGGCACACCGGACACGGTGACTTCGCGGCGCACCGTGAGGCTGCCTCCGAGCGTGAATCCGGGTGACAGGCTACCGACACCGCTGCGCCGGGCCCGCACGGACACCGTGCAGCGACGCGTCGGGTCGGCAGCCCGAAGTGCACTGCCGAGCCGCGCCGAAACCGAATAGGTGTAGGCGCCGTCGTCGTCGACCGACAGCACGTCCAGCCCGGTGACCGACGACCCGTTGGCGTCGACACACCGCACCGTGACCGCGAGCTCCATCGAGCGCGGTCCGAACGTGGCCGGGGTCCACGCCACCCGGACCGGCGTCGACGACAGCAGCGGCACGTTCGGCGATGGCGATGTGAGCCTGAACGGCACGGGCAGGGTCGCTGTGGTACCCAACACGTCCGGCTGTGTGGTGCGGTACCAGTTGACGACGTAGTCAGTCTCGCCTGCGGTGCTCGGCAGGTAGGCTTCGTAAAACTGGCTGAACAGGTCGGTTTCCCGGTTCATCGTGACGGCCTAGCCGCCGGTGCCTACCTGCAGGGTTTCGCCGTTGGCCAGGGTCAGGTTGGTGCCGGACGGGCCGCCGACATCGAGGTCGAACCGCAGCCGCGTGCGGCTGCCATCGTCTTCCACGACGAGCGACGGGTACACGCCGTCGTTTGCAATGAAGGTGGAGTCTGTCCGCTCGTCATTACAACCGACCATCGCGAAACAGACCACGATCCAGGCGACGCGCATGGCGGAGGCTCCTGTGACGGTCTGTTGAATGCACCACGGTAGTGCAGCCACCGCTGACCATCAATAAACCAATTTCGGGTTCCGGGCTGGGCTGGGAGAACCGTGCCTCACTCAGGCAATTCGCCGGTCGACGCCGAGAAGCGGAAAAACTCCGGCCGCACGTAGCTGCAGGACAGTTCGACCACCCGGCCGTCGGCCAGCCAGGCTTGCCGGTCCGCCTGGACGACAACGTCGGGCCCTGCCGGTCCGAAGGCATCGTGCACGGCCGGCGGGGCGTGGCCGGCGGAGACCGTGTCGCGCGCGCCCGTGACGGCCCACCCCAGGCGCGCGCCCAACAGGCGGTAGAGCGAATCGTCGTGCAGGTCCGCACGCCGCAGCACGCGGCCGACCTCGGCAGGCAACCACGCCTCCTGGTAAACCACCACCTGGCGGTCGATGGCCCGGCGGCGGCGCAGACACCAGGGTGACTCGCCTGCCGGGAAATGCAGATCGGTCTGCAAGGTGCCCTTCGAGGGCTCGAACGCGAGCACGTCCGTGCGGGGCGTGACCCCACGGGCACGGGCGTAACTGTGAAAGTCGGCGAGGTCCGACAGCGTCTTGGTCAGGGTGTTGCGGGTCACCCGGGCCACCCGGCCCTGCCCGCGGTCGATGAGCCCCTCGTTTTCGAGCAGCGCCAGCGCGCGGCGCAGGGTGTTGCGCCCGCAACCGTAACGCTGCATCAGCCGACGTTCGGCTGGCAACGCGGTGCCGGAGGCAAAATCGCCGCCGCGAAGCTCGAGCGCCATGCGCCGCGCGATCCGTTGATACTCTGCGTCCGACATGGGTACAAGTTTAACGCATACAATCGCCCTCGATTACAAAATTCTGCGCTTAAGCGCCTTAAAAAGCGGCAAATCGTGCTGTACTTGTCCCCCTCACTGGCGGTTCAATACGCGGACTGATCACACCCCGGGACTGCCCCATGACCGCTTCACTTCGCGCCAACTCGCTGCGCACCGGCCCAGACGACATGGGCATGTTCGGCCAATTCGGTGGCCAGTTTGTCGCCGAGACACTGATTCCGAACATCCACGAGTTGCGCGATGCCTACGAGACGGCCAAGGCCGACCCGAGCTTCCACGACGAGCTCGCGACGCTGCACCGCCATTACACCGGTCGGCCGAGCCCGATGTACTTCGCCGAACGCCTGACCGAGCACCTCGGCGGCGCCAAGATCTACTTCAAGCGCGACGAGCTGAACCACACGGGCAGCCACAAGATCAACAACTGCCTCGGCCAGATCCTGCTCGCCAAGCGCATGGGCAAGACGCGCATCATTGCCGAAACCGGCGCCGGTCAGCACGGCGTCGCGTCGGCCACGGTCGCCGCCCGCTTCGGCTACCCCTGCCACGTCTACATGGGCGCAACCGACGTGCAACGCCAGGCGCCAAACGTGTTCCGCATGAAGCTGCTCGGCGCCGAGGTCAACCCGGTGACCTCCGGCGCGGGCACGCTCAAGGACGCGATGAACGAAGCGCTGCGCGACTGGGTCACCAACGTCCACGACACCTATTACATCATCGGCACCGCGGCCGGCCCGCACCCCTACCCGGAGCTGGTACGCGACTTCCAGTCGGTCATCGGCAACGAGGCCAAAGAGCAGCTGCAGGAGATGGAGGGTCGCCTGCCCGACACGGTCGTCGCCTGCGTTGGCGGCGGGTCGAACGCCATCGGCCTGTTCCACCCCTTCCTCGACGATGAAAGCGTCGAGATCGTCGGCGTCGAAGCCGGCGGCAAAGGCCTTGAGGGCGACAAGCACTGCGCCTCGTTGACCGCGGGCCGCCCCGGCGTGTTGCACGGAAACCGCACCTACCTGCTGCAGAACACCGACGGGCAGATCGAAGAAGGCCACAGCATTTCGGCCGGCCTCGACTACCCGGGCATCGGGCCCGAACACAGCTGGCTGCGCGACATCGACCGGGTGCAGTACGTGCCAGCCATGGACGACGAGGCGCTCGAGGCTTTCCAGTTGCTGAGCCGCCTCGAGGGCATCATCCCGGCGCTGGAACCGGCGCACGCACTGGCCCACG belongs to Pseudomonadota bacterium and includes:
- a CDS encoding GntR family transcriptional regulator, with translation MSDAEYQRIARRMALELRGGDFASGTALPAERRLMQRYGCGRNTLRRALALLENEGLIDRGQGRVARVTRNTLTKTLSDLADFHSYARARGVTPRTDVLAFEPSKGTLQTDLHFPAGESPWCLRRRRAIDRQVVVYQEAWLPAEVGRVLRRADLHDDSLYRLLGARLGWAVTGARDTVSAGHAPPAVHDAFGPAGPDVVVQADRQAWLADGRVVELSCSYVRPEFFRFSASTGELPE
- the trpB gene encoding tryptophan synthase subunit beta; translated protein: MTASLRANSLRTGPDDMGMFGQFGGQFVAETLIPNIHELRDAYETAKADPSFHDELATLHRHYTGRPSPMYFAERLTEHLGGAKIYFKRDELNHTGSHKINNCLGQILLAKRMGKTRIIAETGAGQHGVASATVAARFGYPCHVYMGATDVQRQAPNVFRMKLLGAEVNPVTSGAGTLKDAMNEALRDWVTNVHDTYYIIGTAAGPHPYPELVRDFQSVIGNEAKEQLQEMEGRLPDTVVACVGGGSNAIGLFHPFLDDESVEIVGVEAGGKGLEGDKHCASLTAGRPGVLHGNRTYLLQNTDGQIEEGHSISAGLDYPGIGPEHSWLRDIDRVQYVPAMDDEALEAFQLLSRLEGIIPALEPAHALAHVIKVAPTLPKDHIILMNLCGRGDKDVFTVGAALGVEL